Part of the Gloeocapsa sp. DLM2.Bin57 genome is shown below.
GAAGTTGCACCAGGATTTTATCCCGTAGTGTTTGAAGGTGCAGCATTTGCGAGTTTATTACCCTGGGTAATTTGGAATCTTTCCGCGAGAGAAGCGGATGAAGGGCGATCGTTTATGTCTCGTTTTGACGCTGAAGGTAACCTAATTGGTAATCGTATCGGAGAACAGTTATTTAGTCCTCTAATACAAGTAAATCGTCAACCCACCCACCCCCTTTTACAAGCTAGGACATTTTGCAGTAACGGAATACCCAACCAGGATTTAACTATTATTAAAGATGGTATCCCCGAAACCTTATCCTATAGTCGCTATTGGGCGCAAAAAATGGGGACAGTATCTCAAGGAGACTTATACCCCATTGTCATGACAGGATCAGACCAAACTACCGCCGATTTAATCGCTCAAACCGAGAGAGGTATTTTAGTTTCCCGAGCGTGGTACGTACGTTACGTCAATCCTCGTACCCTAGAAGTAACAGGAATGACTCGTGATGGTACATTTTGGCTAGAAGATGGTCAAATCGCCTATCCTATTAAAAATCTTCGCTTTAATCAAAGTTTACCAGCTATGCTTAAGGATGTAGAACAAGTCAGTCAAGTACAACGCTATGGGGGAATAGTTGTCCCTGGAGTTAAGGTAAGCTCTTTTTGCTTTACAAGTATTACTGATAGCGTTTAAGATTCTAAATCTATAAATACCCGAGATGTTGATAAGCAGTTACACTCGCTACCCTTCCCCGAGGAGTTCTTTGCAGATAACCTATTTGTAATAAATAAGGTTCGTAAACCTCTTCGATGGTTTTTTTATCCTCTCCTGTAGCAGCAGCAATCGTCTCTAAACCTACAGGTCCTCCTTGAAACTGTTCAATAATTGTCTGCATAATTA
Proteins encoded:
- a CDS encoding TldD/PmbA family protein — protein: MTLITSPQSLQPEQALELLEGIIALSQADGVSVSLRAQEETLSRFSENQLSQNMEKTKLSVSITSYFGQRSASANTTEITPESLQSTRERSESLARLAPVDPEWVELLPPQSYEHRLAGYSEVTANFSPLARGEIVAKVCNQARIAGVETSGTVSTDVSLLAIANSAGLRATGITTEADFSVTAKQDNGSSWLQSSAIDITDLQFTEITAKVIERAIASKNPREVAPGFYPVVFEGAAFASLLPWVIWNLSAREADEGRSFMSRFDAEGNLIGNRIGEQLFSPLIQVNRQPTHPLLQARTFCSNGIPNQDLTIIKDGIPETLSYSRYWAQKMGTVSQGDLYPIVMTGSDQTTADLIAQTERGILVSRAWYVRYVNPRTLEVTGMTRDGTFWLEDGQIAYPIKNLRFNQSLPAMLKDVEQVSQVQRYGGIVVPGVKVSSFCFTSITDSV